The proteins below are encoded in one region of Metallibacterium scheffleri:
- the prmC gene encoding peptide chain release factor N(5)-glutamine methyltransferase: MTDLRTLLATARVQLASDEAALEAELLLAVALGQPRSWLYAHADAVPAADTAARFAELIARRTAGEPVAYLLGRRGFWTLDLQVGPECLIPRPETELLLEHALLRLPQDVPVRVADLGTGSGALALAVASERPLAEVWASDVSAAALECARANAQRLGLTRRVHFAEGDWCVALGAERYAMLVSNPPYLAEDDEHLQQGDLRFEPRMALVSGAEGLDALRVIIAAAPDHLEPRGWLLLEHGAGQGPPVRALLGARGFVEVHSLRDLQAHERVSLGRWMQPAS, encoded by the coding sequence ATGACCGATCTCCGCACCTTGCTGGCTACCGCGCGCGTGCAACTCGCCAGCGACGAGGCCGCGCTGGAGGCCGAGCTGCTGCTGGCCGTGGCGCTGGGCCAGCCGCGCAGTTGGTTGTACGCGCACGCCGATGCGGTGCCAGCAGCGGACACGGCCGCGCGTTTCGCGGAGTTGATCGCACGTCGCACTGCCGGCGAACCGGTGGCCTACTTGCTGGGTCGCCGCGGATTCTGGACGCTGGACCTGCAAGTCGGCCCCGAATGCCTGATTCCGCGCCCGGAAACCGAGCTGCTGCTCGAGCACGCGTTGCTGCGCCTGCCACAGGACGTGCCCGTGCGCGTGGCCGATCTCGGCACCGGCAGCGGCGCGCTGGCGCTGGCGGTCGCGAGCGAGCGACCACTGGCCGAAGTGTGGGCCAGTGATGTCAGCGCAGCGGCGTTGGAGTGCGCGCGCGCCAACGCGCAGCGACTGGGTCTGACCCGGCGTGTACATTTCGCCGAGGGTGACTGGTGCGTGGCGCTGGGCGCAGAGCGCTACGCGATGCTGGTATCCAATCCGCCCTATCTGGCCGAGGATGACGAGCACTTGCAGCAGGGCGATCTGCGCTTCGAGCCGCGCATGGCCCTGGTTTCCGGCGCGGAGGGTCTGGATGCACTGCGCGTGATCATCGCCGCCGCACCCGATCATCTCGAGCCGCGTGGCTGGCTGCTGCTCGAGCATGGCGCCGGACAAGGGCCGCCGGTGCGCGCCTTGCTGGGCGCGCGCGGTTTCGTCGAAGTGCACAGCTTGCGCGATCTGCAGGCGCACGAGCGCGTCAGTCTGGGGCGCTGGATGCAGCCCGCGTCATAA
- the secE gene encoding preprotein translocase subunit SecE, whose amino-acid sequence MNAKVDQHTGGTKAADIAKLVLALLVLVAGIAAYYLLGHVAHSLRILGVFAAVIVAVAIAAFTELGRAMRGFLRESQFEMRKVTWPTRDETVRTTLVVAFVVVVVAILLGIIDYVLKSIILDWLLKLGK is encoded by the coding sequence ATGAACGCCAAAGTCGATCAGCATACAGGCGGCACCAAGGCCGCCGACATCGCCAAACTCGTACTTGCGCTGCTGGTGCTTGTAGCGGGTATCGCGGCGTATTACCTGCTTGGGCACGTGGCGCATTCGCTGCGCATCCTTGGCGTGTTCGCCGCAGTCATCGTGGCGGTCGCGATCGCCGCGTTCACAGAGCTGGGTCGCGCCATGCGCGGCTTCCTGCGTGAATCCCAGTTTGAAATGCGCAAGGTCACTTGGCCGACGCGCGACGAAACCGTGCGCACCACGCTGGTGGTTGCCTTTGTGGTGGTGGTCGTCGCTATTCTGCTAGGCATCATCGATTACGTGCTCAAGTCGATCATCCTTGATTGGCTGTTGAAACTCGGCAAATGA
- a CDS encoding sulfite exporter TauE/SafE family protein: MSLVMRLPLKVSTATSNFMIGITAGASAAIYFRQGFIDPVLVGPVTRGTLGGAVLGAWMLPHLSTRWPRPFFARVVGFLGIEILWEAWCAWHG, encoded by the coding sequence ATGAGCCTGGTGATGCGCCTGCCATTGAAGGTGTCCACGGCGACCAGCAACTTCATGATCGGCATTACCGCCGGTGCCAGCGCGGCGATTTATTTCCGCCAGGGTTTCATTGATCCAGTGCTGGTTGGGCCGGTGACGCGGGGCACGCTGGGTGGCGCGGTACTGGGTGCCTGGATGCTGCCGCACCTGAGCACGCGCTGGCCGCGGCCATTTTTCGCGCGGGTGGTGGGATTTCTCGGCATCGAGATTCTGTGGGAGGCATGGTGCGCATGGCACGGCTAG
- a CDS encoding rubrerythrin family protein, producing the protein MSTLKGSKTEENLKAAFAGESQANRRYLYFAAKADVEGFNDVSAVFRSTAEGETGHAHGHLEYLEQCGDPATGLPFGETHANLKSAIAGETHEYTDMYPGMAKAARQEGFDEVADWFETLAKAERSHANRFQKALNDLG; encoded by the coding sequence ATGAGCACCCTGAAAGGCAGCAAGACCGAAGAAAATCTGAAGGCCGCCTTCGCCGGCGAGTCGCAGGCCAACCGTCGCTATCTGTACTTCGCGGCCAAGGCCGACGTGGAAGGTTTCAACGATGTCTCCGCCGTATTCCGCTCCACCGCGGAAGGCGAAACCGGCCACGCGCACGGGCATCTTGAATACCTCGAGCAGTGCGGCGATCCGGCCACCGGTCTGCCGTTTGGCGAAACCCACGCCAACCTGAAGAGCGCCATCGCCGGCGAGACCCACGAATACACCGACATGTATCCGGGCATGGCCAAGGCCGCGCGCCAGGAAGGCTTCGACGAGGTGGCCGACTGGTTCGAGACCCTGGCCAAGGCCGAGCGCTCGCACGCCAATCGCTTCCAGAAAGCTCTCAACGATCTAGGCTGA
- a CDS encoding DUF3501 family protein produces MHALTHDDLLGLERYARERDEFRGRAMAHKRARTVHLDAHLTLLFEDRLTVQYQVQEMLRIERIFEPGAIAEELAAYNPLIPDGHNLKATLLIEYPDVEERRRALQRLRDIEHHIALQVADHAQVSAIADEDLPRSNDSKTSAVHFLRFELDPAMITAWRAGAAVTLRATLPAHRVETQLDAAQQVALVADFD; encoded by the coding sequence ATGCATGCACTGACCCACGATGACCTGCTCGGCCTGGAGCGCTACGCGCGCGAACGCGACGAATTCCGCGGCCGTGCCATGGCGCACAAGCGCGCGCGCACCGTGCACCTCGACGCGCACCTCACCTTGCTGTTCGAGGATCGTCTGACCGTGCAGTATCAGGTGCAGGAAATGCTGCGCATCGAGCGCATCTTCGAGCCAGGCGCGATCGCCGAGGAACTGGCCGCCTATAACCCGCTGATCCCGGATGGCCACAATCTCAAGGCCACGTTGCTGATCGAATATCCCGACGTCGAGGAACGGCGCCGCGCACTGCAGCGCCTGCGCGATATCGAGCACCACATCGCGCTGCAGGTCGCCGACCATGCGCAGGTGTCGGCCATCGCCGACGAGGACCTGCCGCGCAGCAACGACAGCAAGACTTCCGCTGTGCATTTCCTGCGCTTCGAACTGGACCCGGCGATGATCACGGCGTGGCGTGCCGGCGCCGCGGTGACGCTGCGCGCGACACTGCCGGCGCATCGCGTCGAGACACAACTCGATGCCGCACAACAGGTCGCGCTGGTCGCTGATTTCGACTGA
- the tuf gene encoding elongation factor Tu, translating to MSKEKFERKKPHVNVGTIGHVDHGKTTLTAALTKVGAERFGGEFKAYDQIDAAPEEKARGITISTAHVEYESPKRHYAHVDCPGHADYVKNMITGAAQMDGAILVVSAADGPMPQTREHILLARQVGVPHIVVYMNKADMVDDAELLELVEMEVRELLSKYKFPGDDTPIIKGSALKALEGDQSEIGVPSIIKLVDALDSWIPEPKRDIDKPFLMPVEDVFSISGRGTVVTGRIERGVVKVGDEIEIVGIRPTVKTIVTGVEMFRKLLDQGQAGDNAGLLLRGTKRDDVERGQVLCKPGSITPHTKFEAEVYVLSKEEGGRHTPFFKGYRPQFYFRTTDVTGACELPEGVEMVMPGDNVKMKVALIAPIAMEEGLRFAIREGGRTVGAGVVAKIFE from the coding sequence ATGTCCAAGGAAAAATTCGAGCGTAAGAAGCCGCATGTGAACGTGGGGACGATAGGCCACGTGGATCACGGCAAGACGACATTGACAGCGGCGCTGACGAAGGTTGGCGCGGAGCGGTTTGGCGGCGAGTTCAAGGCGTACGACCAGATTGACGCGGCGCCGGAAGAGAAGGCGCGCGGCATCACGATATCGACGGCACACGTGGAATACGAATCGCCGAAGCGTCACTACGCGCACGTAGACTGTCCGGGGCACGCGGATTATGTGAAGAACATGATCACGGGTGCGGCGCAGATGGACGGCGCGATTCTGGTGGTGAGTGCTGCGGACGGTCCGATGCCGCAGACACGCGAGCACATTCTGCTGGCGCGCCAGGTAGGCGTGCCGCACATTGTGGTGTACATGAACAAGGCGGACATGGTGGATGACGCCGAGCTGCTCGAGCTGGTGGAGATGGAAGTACGCGAGCTGCTGAGCAAGTACAAGTTTCCTGGCGACGACACGCCGATCATCAAGGGTTCGGCGCTGAAGGCGCTGGAAGGCGATCAGAGCGAGATTGGGGTGCCGTCGATCATCAAGCTGGTGGATGCGCTGGACAGCTGGATTCCGGAGCCGAAGCGCGATATCGACAAGCCGTTTCTGATGCCGGTGGAGGACGTGTTTTCGATTTCGGGTCGCGGCACGGTGGTGACTGGACGCATCGAGCGCGGTGTGGTGAAGGTGGGCGACGAGATCGAGATCGTGGGCATCCGGCCGACGGTGAAGACGATCGTCACCGGCGTGGAGATGTTCCGCAAGCTGCTGGATCAGGGCCAGGCGGGCGACAACGCGGGGCTGCTGCTGCGCGGCACCAAGCGCGACGATGTGGAGCGCGGTCAGGTGCTGTGCAAGCCGGGTTCGATCACGCCGCACACCAAGTTCGAGGCGGAGGTGTACGTATTGTCCAAGGAAGAGGGCGGTCGTCACACGCCGTTTTTCAAGGGTTACCGGCCGCAGTTCTACTTCCGCACCACGGACGTGACCGGCGCGTGCGAGTTGCCGGAAGGCGTGGAGATGGTGATGCCGGGCGACAACGTGAAGATGAAGGTGGCGCTGATTGCGCCGATCGCGATGGAGGAAGGGCTGCGTTTCGCGATCCGCGAAGGCGGTCGTACCGTGGGAGCCGGCGTCGTCGCCAAGATCTTCGAGTAA
- the nusG gene encoding transcription termination/antitermination protein NusG: protein MSKRWYVVHAYSGFENAVKKALEERIRRAGMEEKFGQVLVPTEEVLEMRGGQKRRSDRKFFPGYVLVQIETDGTGKAPHIDDDCWHLVKETPKVMGFIGGTSDRPLPIKDGEADAILQRVQDGVEKPKPKILFEPGEMVRVTEGPFNDFNGVVEEVNYDKSRLRVAVLIFGRSTPVELEFGQVEKA, encoded by the coding sequence ATGAGCAAGCGCTGGTACGTGGTACACGCCTATTCCGGGTTCGAGAATGCCGTCAAGAAGGCGCTCGAGGAGCGCATTCGCCGCGCCGGCATGGAGGAGAAATTCGGTCAGGTACTGGTGCCGACCGAAGAGGTGCTGGAAATGCGCGGCGGCCAGAAGCGCCGCAGCGACCGCAAGTTCTTTCCCGGTTATGTGCTGGTGCAGATCGAAACCGATGGCACCGGCAAGGCTCCGCATATCGACGACGACTGCTGGCATCTGGTCAAGGAAACGCCCAAGGTGATGGGCTTCATCGGCGGAACTTCCGATCGCCCGCTGCCGATCAAGGACGGCGAGGCCGATGCCATCCTGCAGCGTGTGCAAGACGGCGTGGAAAAGCCCAAGCCCAAGATCCTGTTCGAGCCCGGCGAGATGGTGCGCGTCACCGAGGGGCCGTTCAACGATTTCAATGGCGTGGTCGAGGAAGTCAACTACGACAAGAGCCGTCTGCGTGTTGCGGTGCTGATCTTTGGTCGATCGACACCGGTCGAGTTGGAATTCGGTCAAGTCGAGAAAGCCTGA
- a CDS encoding carboxypeptidase regulatory-like domain-containing protein: protein MERRARTGSIRGFVAVFALIAAFAAPAPAHAGAALAAALPAPPSYIASASHQTQVAGFFLDGKDSGQSISLLPLPQGGYAVDLDQFARRIGTLVQAQGPLLVLPTPLGNAQLQTAQAIQHDQHRYFPIAPLAKALGAKITFDEQEFALKTELPWNPGSAAPGAALSAQQVKPDIYAPSLSLSSWHSEAYFTRLGNSDTLSTYTDLGGALGPGFWRMSYYTNPGGQNRLSNYGWILDQGNGRWMLGEDQLALDPLLPYAQLTGAQYAWTNQPGLVYGAAVGADQLVASQLQGGRTVSGGDGPPGGIAELRINGKAIARTAIRLDGTWQFRDVLLRGDERVEVALYQRFGDGTPVRIQQVNVASSAQALPAGTVISYGGVGADGNPLDPAVGTHGLGGFYQLRYGLNQQWTLGSTVQRAGGQDYGIVNAVGGFGSFGTWGMTLGRNGSASAWSVSGNGQSKSVSWSGYAIQRGANYFPGYTAESYDRYATLNWNAQPDLGLSLSGRDAYDPTLDQNVRFLKPGFSWRPYASLGLSAMPDYFGNYAWNASWLPDARDQVSLSRYSGVNQAQWQHSFRDGYSTTLAATHDGYLGTRYSALLSGMWRGPRPILWTAGLLQGRGRFGYLLDAAVEAIPGLSAHLQVQNDPLNAAIPGVGGLLVQFVLVADFAVTPSGLTRGSMGSYAARVGVIAGRVSGELPANVHWSDLAGVPLLVDGRPRGKLDRDGHYLIPNLAPGVYRVQLDAEHMPIDLVPDTAAPWVQVRAGVTTTADFHVSLRLGFAGRVTRDGQPLANVAIEILDAQGKAVKTLSSDQWGYYRVDDLPPGTYTLRADGASRSVTLQRAFLYQQDLAVAPART, encoded by the coding sequence ATGGAGAGGCGGGCCCGCACCGGTTCGATACGCGGGTTCGTCGCCGTGTTTGCGCTGATCGCAGCATTTGCCGCGCCCGCGCCCGCGCACGCCGGCGCGGCGCTGGCCGCTGCCCTGCCCGCGCCACCGTCCTATATCGCCAGCGCCAGCCATCAGACCCAGGTCGCCGGGTTTTTCCTCGACGGCAAGGACAGTGGCCAGAGCATCAGCCTGCTGCCACTGCCACAGGGCGGTTATGCGGTGGATCTGGACCAGTTCGCGCGTCGCATCGGCACGCTGGTGCAGGCGCAGGGCCCGCTGCTGGTCCTGCCCACGCCGCTGGGAAACGCGCAACTGCAAACGGCGCAGGCGATCCAGCATGACCAGCACCGCTACTTTCCGATCGCACCGCTGGCCAAGGCACTGGGTGCGAAAATCACCTTCGACGAACAGGAATTCGCGCTGAAAACCGAGCTGCCGTGGAATCCGGGCAGTGCGGCACCCGGCGCCGCGCTGAGCGCGCAGCAGGTCAAGCCCGATATCTATGCGCCCTCGCTGAGTCTGTCGAGCTGGCACAGCGAGGCCTATTTCACGCGCCTCGGTAACAGCGACACGCTCAGCACCTACACCGACCTCGGCGGCGCACTGGGGCCGGGCTTCTGGCGCATGAGCTACTACACCAACCCGGGCGGGCAGAACCGCCTCAGCAACTACGGCTGGATTCTCGACCAGGGTAACGGGCGCTGGATGCTGGGCGAGGACCAGCTCGCGCTGGACCCGCTGCTGCCCTACGCGCAACTCACCGGCGCGCAATACGCGTGGACCAACCAGCCCGGGCTGGTCTACGGCGCAGCCGTGGGCGCCGATCAACTCGTTGCCAGCCAGTTGCAGGGCGGGCGCACGGTCAGCGGTGGCGATGGCCCACCCGGCGGCATCGCCGAATTGCGTATCAACGGCAAGGCGATCGCGCGCACCGCGATCCGCCTCGATGGCACCTGGCAATTCCGCGACGTGCTGCTGCGTGGCGACGAGCGCGTGGAAGTGGCGCTATACCAACGTTTCGGCGACGGCACACCGGTGCGTATCCAGCAAGTCAACGTCGCCAGCAGCGCGCAGGCCTTGCCAGCGGGCACGGTGATTTCCTACGGCGGCGTCGGCGCCGACGGCAACCCGCTCGACCCCGCGGTCGGCACGCATGGCCTCGGCGGCTTTTACCAGTTGCGCTATGGCCTCAACCAGCAGTGGACGCTGGGCAGCACCGTGCAGCGCGCCGGCGGTCAGGACTACGGCATCGTCAACGCCGTCGGCGGCTTCGGCAGTTTCGGCACCTGGGGCATGACGCTGGGCCGCAACGGCAGCGCCAGCGCCTGGAGCGTGAGCGGCAACGGCCAGTCGAAAAGCGTGTCCTGGAGCGGCTATGCGATCCAGCGCGGGGCCAATTATTTCCCCGGCTACACGGCGGAATCGTACGACCGCTACGCCACGCTCAACTGGAATGCGCAGCCGGATCTGGGGCTGAGCCTCAGCGGTCGCGACGCCTACGATCCCACGCTGGATCAGAACGTGCGCTTCCTCAAGCCCGGCTTCAGTTGGCGCCCCTACGCCAGCCTCGGCCTGAGCGCCATGCCCGACTATTTCGGCAACTACGCCTGGAACGCCTCGTGGCTGCCGGATGCCCGCGATCAGGTCTCGCTGAGCCGCTATTCCGGCGTGAATCAGGCGCAGTGGCAACACAGCTTCCGTGATGGCTACAGTACGACGCTGGCGGCCACGCACGACGGCTATCTCGGCACGCGCTATTCGGCCTTACTCAGCGGCATGTGGCGCGGACCGCGACCGATCCTGTGGACCGCGGGGCTGCTGCAGGGACGCGGTCGCTTCGGCTATCTGCTGGATGCCGCGGTCGAGGCGATCCCAGGACTCTCCGCGCACCTGCAGGTGCAAAACGACCCGCTCAACGCCGCCATTCCCGGGGTCGGCGGACTGCTGGTGCAATTCGTGCTCGTGGCCGATTTCGCGGTCACCCCCTCGGGCCTGACGCGCGGCAGCATGGGCAGCTACGCGGCCCGCGTGGGCGTCATCGCGGGGCGGGTCAGCGGCGAGCTGCCGGCCAACGTGCACTGGTCCGACCTGGCCGGCGTGCCATTGCTGGTGGATGGCCGTCCACGCGGCAAACTCGACCGCGATGGCCATTACCTGATTCCGAATCTGGCGCCCGGCGTGTACCGCGTGCAGCTGGATGCCGAACACATGCCCATCGATCTGGTGCCGGATACGGCCGCGCCGTGGGTACAGGTGCGTGCCGGCGTGACCACCACCGCCGATTTCCATGTATCGCTGCGCCTGGGATTTGCCGGACGCGTCACCCGCGATGGCCAGCCGCTAGCCAATGTCGCCATCGAAATACTGGATGCGCAGGGCAAGGCGGTGAAAACACTTTCCAGTGACCAGTGGGGCTACTACCGCGTCGACGATCTACCGCCGGGCACCTACACGCTGCGCGCCGACGGCGCCAGCCGCAGCGTGACGCTGCAACGCGCGTTCCTGTACCAGCAGGATCTGGCGGTCGCGCCAGCACGCACCTGA
- a CDS encoding acyl-CoA thioesterase translates to MSPPQRELDFRFLAQPGDVNFGGKVHGGAVMKWIDQAAYAAAVGWSGAYCVTAALSGLQFIAPILIGDLITVQVKLIRTGRSSMHFAVDVLARDLKAREQRLATSCVIVFVALDESDGKPVPVPSWQPQSEDDLRLAESADELARLSKAMESAMLAARRAG, encoded by the coding sequence ATGAGCCCTCCTCAGCGCGAACTCGATTTCCGTTTTTTGGCGCAGCCCGGCGATGTCAACTTCGGTGGCAAGGTGCATGGCGGCGCGGTGATGAAATGGATCGATCAGGCCGCCTACGCCGCGGCGGTGGGCTGGAGTGGCGCGTATTGCGTCACCGCCGCGCTCAGCGGCCTGCAGTTCATCGCGCCGATTTTGATTGGTGATCTGATCACCGTGCAGGTCAAGCTGATCCGCACCGGGCGCAGCAGCATGCACTTCGCGGTGGATGTGCTGGCGCGCGACCTGAAAGCCCGCGAGCAGCGTCTGGCCACCAGTTGCGTGATCGTGTTCGTGGCGCTGGACGAGTCCGACGGCAAGCCGGTGCCGGTGCCGTCGTGGCAGCCGCAAAGCGAGGACGACTTGCGTCTGGCAGAGAGTGCCGACGAGCTGGCGCGTCTGTCCAAGGCGATGGAGAGTGCGATGCTGGCCGCGCGCCGCGCGGGCTGA
- a CDS encoding DUF1634 domain-containing protein, which translates to MARLDRDYHAAAQAAGAVQEARRRLLWVLVLLAAAVLAVGSALYLWQVGMQPPLWRIFVGVPRGLHTPQSIVELAAHGNSRALVDAGTLALVAAPVLQLVLAVWIFARRRDVLYAGFSLLVLALLLSGLGLGWL; encoded by the coding sequence ATGGCACGGCTAGACCGCGACTATCACGCCGCTGCGCAGGCTGCCGGCGCGGTGCAGGAGGCACGTCGGCGCCTGCTGTGGGTGCTGGTGTTGCTGGCGGCGGCGGTGCTGGCCGTGGGCAGTGCGCTGTATCTATGGCAGGTCGGCATGCAGCCGCCGCTGTGGCGCATCTTTGTCGGCGTGCCGCGTGGCTTGCACACGCCGCAGAGCATCGTCGAGCTTGCTGCGCACGGCAACAGTCGCGCGCTGGTCGATGCGGGCACGCTGGCGCTGGTGGCAGCGCCCGTGCTGCAACTGGTGCTGGCGGTGTGGATCTTCGCGCGGCGTCGCGATGTGCTGTACGCGGGTTTCAGTCTGCTGGTACTGGCGCTGTTGCTGAGTGGACTCGGCCTGGGCTGGCTGTGA
- a CDS encoding (Fe-S)-binding protein encodes MAREGNLEAPTRHSLDWNDAGFWDETRLEAELERVFEICHGCRRCVSLCNAFPTLFDLIDNASTMEVDGVAKSDYAKVVEHCYLCDLCYQTKCPYVPPHEWNVDFPHLMLRAKAVHFKKHGVPLKARILSSTTTVGRLASIPVVAEVVNAVNASGVGRTMLDKALGVHPEAVIPEYHSRTARKRLRHAKAEGTAMPAGRTLGKAAIFATCYCDVSLPQVVEDLHAVLTHNDIPTRMVMQEVCCGMPKLELGDLDSVRACKERNIPVLAALAREGFDLLAPIPSCVLMFKQELPLMFPDDADVLLVKQRFFDPFEYLMQRQQAGLLRTDFKNTLGTIAWQVACHQRVQNIGPKTREVLALIPGTTITTIERCSGHDGTYGVKRATYPIARKIARPVENRVKQADAAHFTSDCPMAGAHIAHGLSGTLHAEHPVSLLRLAYGI; translated from the coding sequence ATGGCGCGTGAAGGCAATCTCGAGGCGCCCACGCGCCATTCGCTGGACTGGAACGACGCCGGATTCTGGGACGAAACCCGACTCGAAGCCGAGCTCGAACGCGTGTTCGAGATCTGCCATGGCTGCCGCCGCTGCGTCAGCCTGTGCAACGCGTTTCCCACGCTGTTCGATCTGATCGACAACGCCAGCACCATGGAGGTGGACGGTGTCGCCAAAAGCGACTACGCCAAGGTCGTCGAGCACTGTTACCTGTGCGACCTCTGCTACCAGACCAAATGTCCGTATGTGCCGCCGCATGAATGGAACGTGGACTTTCCGCACCTGATGCTGCGCGCCAAGGCTGTGCATTTCAAAAAGCACGGCGTGCCGCTCAAGGCCAGGATACTGTCCAGCACCACCACGGTGGGACGTCTGGCCTCGATCCCCGTCGTCGCCGAGGTGGTCAACGCGGTCAACGCCAGCGGTGTCGGGCGCACCATGCTGGACAAGGCGCTCGGCGTGCATCCCGAGGCCGTGATACCCGAGTACCACAGCCGCACCGCGCGCAAACGGCTGCGGCACGCCAAGGCCGAAGGCACAGCCATGCCGGCCGGACGCACGCTGGGCAAGGCGGCCATTTTCGCCACCTGCTATTGCGACGTGAGCCTGCCGCAAGTGGTCGAGGATCTGCATGCGGTACTAACCCACAATGACATCCCCACGCGCATGGTCATGCAGGAAGTCTGCTGCGGCATGCCCAAGCTGGAGCTGGGCGATCTCGACAGCGTGCGCGCCTGCAAGGAGCGGAACATTCCGGTGCTGGCCGCGCTGGCACGCGAGGGATTCGATTTGCTGGCACCGATTCCATCCTGCGTGCTGATGTTCAAGCAGGAACTTCCGTTGATGTTTCCGGACGACGCCGACGTCCTGCTGGTGAAGCAGCGCTTCTTTGATCCGTTCGAGTACCTGATGCAACGCCAGCAGGCCGGCCTGCTGAGAACTGATTTCAAGAACACGCTGGGCACGATCGCCTGGCAGGTTGCCTGCCACCAGCGCGTGCAGAACATCGGACCGAAAACGCGCGAGGTGCTGGCGCTGATACCCGGTACCACGATCACCACCATCGAGCGCTGCTCGGGCCACGATGGCACTTACGGCGTGAAGCGCGCCACCTACCCGATCGCACGCAAGATCGCCAGGCCCGTCGAGAACCGCGTGAAACAGGCCGATGCCGCGCACTTTACTAGCGATTGCCCGATGGCTGGCGCGCATATCGCGCATGGTCTCAGCGGCACGCTCCACGCCGAACACCCCGTCAGCCTGCTGCGCCTGGCCTACGGCATTTGA
- the oxyR gene encoding DNA-binding transcriptional regulator OxyR, with protein MNLRDLRYLVALAEHKHFGRAAEACFVSQPTLSTQIKKIEDELGVTLVERTPRRVLLTEVGVEIAQRAREVLNEVEQIRSIARRTRDPESGTLRMGIFPTLAPYLLPHVVPRLRERLPKLELLLTEEKTEVLLRLLREGKLDAAIMALPLHEDSLHAEFLFEEPFVLAVPGQHALATRTQLKLDELGTLKLLLLEEGHCLRDQALEVCHSTGAAERSGFRATSLETLRQMVAANVGITLLPILAVRPPVACAPDVHLLGFSDHAPSRRIAMVWRKSTAMGAFLKRLGEVIKDLPSGLLDAQPGVCRKTPPARVTKHSA; from the coding sequence ATGAACCTTCGTGATCTTCGCTATCTCGTGGCCCTCGCCGAGCACAAGCATTTCGGCCGCGCCGCCGAGGCCTGTTTCGTCAGCCAGCCCACCCTGTCCACGCAGATCAAGAAGATCGAGGACGAGTTGGGCGTCACTCTGGTCGAACGCACGCCGCGGCGCGTGCTGCTGACCGAGGTCGGCGTGGAGATCGCGCAGCGCGCGCGCGAGGTGCTGAACGAGGTCGAGCAGATCCGCAGCATCGCGCGGCGCACACGCGATCCCGAATCGGGCACCCTGCGCATGGGCATTTTCCCGACGCTGGCGCCCTACCTGCTGCCGCATGTGGTGCCACGCCTGCGCGAACGTTTGCCCAAGCTCGAACTGCTGCTGACCGAGGAAAAAACCGAAGTGCTGCTGCGCCTGCTGCGCGAGGGCAAGCTCGACGCCGCGATCATGGCGCTGCCGCTGCACGAGGACTCACTGCACGCCGAGTTCCTGTTCGAGGAGCCCTTCGTGCTGGCCGTGCCCGGGCAACACGCACTGGCCACGCGCACGCAACTGAAACTCGACGAGCTGGGCACGCTCAAGCTGCTGCTGCTGGAAGAGGGCCACTGCCTGCGCGACCAGGCGCTGGAGGTATGCCATTCCACCGGCGCGGCCGAGCGCAGCGGCTTTCGTGCGACCAGCCTGGAAACCCTGCGCCAGATGGTGGCCGCCAATGTCGGCATCACCCTGCTGCCGATCCTCGCGGTGCGTCCGCCGGTGGCCTGCGCACCGGACGTGCATCTGCTGGGATTCAGCGATCATGCGCCGAGCCGACGCATCGCCATGGTGTGGCGCAAAAGCACCGCAATGGGGGCATTCCTGAAACGCCTCGGCGAAGTCATCAAGGATCTGCCGTCAGGTTTGCTGGACGCGCAGCCTGGGGTCTGCCGCAAAACGCCACCCGCGCGCGTGACAAAGCACAGCGCCTGA